A genomic stretch from Kwoniella europaea PYCC6329 chromosome 2, complete sequence includes:
- a CDS encoding translation initiation factor eIF-1A produces MPKNKGKGGKNNRRGKKEDGENKRELIFKEDGQEYAQVVKMLGNGRLEAKCLDGETRLAQIRGQMRKKVWIVVGDIILLSLRDFQDDRADVIHKYTADEARNLKTYGELKDFTLVENAEAGSEEEEEGIEFEEADIDDICESIC; encoded by the exons ATGCCTAAG AATAAGGGAAAG GGCGGTAAGAACAACCgaaggggaaagaaagaagacgGAGAAAATAAGCGAGAATTGATCTTCAAAGAAGACGGACAAGAATACGCTCAAGTGGTCAAGATGTTGGGTAATGGTCGATTGGAAGCCAAGTGTCTTGATGGTGAGACGAGATTGGCTCAGATCAGAGGGCAGATGAGgaaaaag GTATGGATCGTAGTAGGCgacatcatccttctctccttaCGTGATTTCCAAGACGACCGAGCGGATGTCATCCACAAATACACCGCCGACGAAGCACGTAATTTGAAGACTTATGGAGAATTGAAAGATTTCACCTTGGTCGAAAATGCAGAAGCTGgttcagaggaagaagaggaaggtatcgaattcgaggaagctgatattgatgatatctgtGA AAGCATTTGCTAA
- a CDS encoding nascent polypeptide-associated complex subunit beta, with translation MDKEKLAKLQAQVRIGGKGTPRRKQVKKSVTASQGDDRKLQAALKKLGVQPITGVEEVNMFKEDGNVLHFGAPRVHAALPSNTLAVYGPGQTKELTELVPGILNQLGPDSLANLRRLAESYQSMTARQAAAAAAAGGAGAEGKAEGEGDDEIPDLVENFDEAEGDKEAKKETDLEELE, from the exons ATGGATAAGGAAAAGTTGGCCAAGCTCCAAGCTCAAGTCAGAATCG GTGGTAAGGGTACACCCCGACGAAAGCAAGTCAAGAAGTCCGTGACCGCTTCTCAAGGTGATGACCGAAAGCTCCAAGCTGCCCTCAAGAAGCTTGGCGTTCAACCTATCACAGGTGTAGAGGAAGTTAACATGTTCAAGGAGGATGGTAATGTCTTGCATTTCGGCGCtcctcgag TCCACGCCGCTCTCCCCTCCAACACCCTCGCAGTCTATGGCCCCGGTCAAACCAAGGAACTCACCGAACTCGTCCCTGGAATCCTCAACCAGCTCGGACCCGATTCCTTGGCCAACTTACGAAGATTAGCCGAATCTTACCAATCTATGACTGCCCGACAAGCTGCCGCCGCCGCCGCTGctggaggtgcaggtgcagagGGTAAAGctgagggtgaaggtgatgatgagattccTGATTTGGTTGAGAATTTTGATGAGGCTGAGGGTGATAAGGAGGCTAAGAAGGAAACTGATCTTGAAGAGTTGGAATAG
- a CDS encoding pyridoxamine 5'-phosphate oxidase, protein MSTQHLYGTPAPQPSNQDKSTSASSSSAPEKLHLTSHNQYKTPRLLRDNLHTNPLIQFNSWLSAALDPKDGQPIVKEPEAMTLSTSLPNGIPSSRIVLLKTVDEKGFVFFTNYNSRKSQELTNNPYASLAFYWREVSRQVRVVGKVEKVSRQESEEYFKSRPRGSQVGAWASPQSSIVQEGEVQRIVDEKTKEFGEEGEIDCPPHWGGWRLVPFEVEFWSGQPSRLHDRFKYSRPQDSQESQWEINRLAP, encoded by the exons ATGTCGACCCAACATTTATACGGTACACCCGCCCCTCAACCCTCCAACCAAGATAAATCCACTTCggcttcatcttcctccgcACCTGAGAAACTccatctcacttctcacAATCAATACAAAACCCCTCGACTCCTTCGAGACAATCTTCACACCAATCCTCTGATTCAATTCAACAGCTGGCTCTCTGCCGCACTCGATCCCAAGGATGGTCAACCCATTGTAAAAGAACCAGAAGCTATGACTTTATCTACCTCTTTACCAAATGGTATACCTTCATCTAGGATAGTGCTACTCAAGACAGtggatgagaaaggattCGTTTTCTTTACGAATTACAATTCACGTAAATCCCAAGAACTGACCAATAACCCTTATGCAAGTTTGGCATTTTACTGGAGAGAGGTATCTCGTCAAGTTAGAGTGGTGGGTAAAGTCGAGAAAGTATCTAGGCAAGAATCAGAAGAGTATTTTAAGAGTAGACCTAGAGGCAGTCAGGTGGGTGCATGGGCTTCACCACAGAGTAGTATCGTCCAGGAAGGGGAGGTGCAGCGAATTGTCGATGAGAAAACTAAGGAGtttggggaagaaggggagatTGATTGTCCGCCGCATTGGGGTGGATGGAGGCTTGTACCTTT CGAGGTCGAATTTTGGTCTGGTCAACCCTCACGATTACACGATAGATTCAAATATAGTAGACCTCAAGACTCACAGGAGAGTCAATGGGAGATTAACAGGTTAGCTCCTTAA